The following are from one region of the Salvia hispanica cultivar TCC Black 2014 chromosome 1, UniMelb_Shisp_WGS_1.0, whole genome shotgun sequence genome:
- the LOC125209272 gene encoding receptor-like protein kinase FERONIA yields MQINGSSIASNLMDALNNSVDDPVHHGTARLSRSQFSYSFRVSRGQKILRLHFYPASYEGFEGFHDLFVVESGHFILLSNFSASINSIALGVRSIVKEYYLNIGENEQLNLVFTSLSSSMYAFVNGIEIISMPPRVSYFDGDPGVVRVVGKSRVYVDSSTALEMVYRRNTLQRPVLLDGDIRDLFGMWGGEGSKAKRQSYTWRISVDVGFSYLVRLYFSPAFEVSESGDFVFEVSINNRVVDSYTDRWNEKNGMVLYRDYVVVIKGREHQGKRDLLICVSADGKVVDGQELLKEFEILKMSNFDNSLASPNPLSYPAIEDSIQVLGARTVIPSDSIALLALGCFVFYVTRRIRVSSDTIKVGIMPSARAQGLCRRFTLAEIRQATKGFSGENLIGKAGFGKVYKGLIDKERKAVAVKQLKPNARQGSREFLNEIEVLTRLRHDNLVSLVGYCNDNGEMIIVYELLGCGSVAKHLYKRSSNNADSFASSRASLTWKRRLDICIGAGRGLDYLHKHSLIHRDVNASNILLDGNFKAKVSDLGLVKHLSRSKLQSRVKTKVKGTHQYTDPSYATTGVLTQKSDVYSFGVFLLEVLSGRAAVDPSLGDNECNLVPWFRENISEGHLDRLVASDLLHEIPDDSLKIFLGIAERCLDGEPVRRPAMAQVVQQLEWQQETPGCPVPYWLQLEFWQQETSDDETGSTFV; encoded by the coding sequence ATGCAGATAAATGGATCATCAATTGCCTCAAATTTGATGGATGCGTTGAACAACTCTGTGGACGATCCAGTTCACCATGGAACAGCACGCCTCTCCCGTTCCCAATTCTCCTACTCATTTCGAGTGAGTCGAGGTCAGAAAATCCTCCGCTTGCACTTTTATCCAGCTTCATACGAAGGATTCGAAGGTTTTCATGACTTGTTTGTGGTTGAATCTGGCCATTTTATCCTGCTTAGCAACTTTAGTGCTTCTATAAACTCGATTGCCCTAGGTGTGAGATCAATTGTCAAGGAATACTATTTAAACATAGGAGAAAACGAGCAGCTTAATCTGGTTTTCACTAGCCTGTCGTCAAGCATGTATGCTTTTGTGAATGGCATTGAGATCATCTCAATGCCTCCCAGGGTTTCCTACTTTGACGGAGATCCTGGAGTAGTCCGAGTGGTGGGGAAGTCTCGGGTCTATGTTGATAGCAGCACTGCGCTTGAGATGGTCTACAGACGAAACACTTTGCAGCGGCCTGTCTTGTTAGATGGCGATATCCGTGATCTGTTCGGGATGTGGGGAGGGGAGGGAAGCAAGGCCAAGAGACAGAGTTACACCTGGAGGATATCTGTGGATGTCGGTTTCAGCTACTTGGTCAGGCTTTATTTCTCCCCTGCATTTGAGGTTTCGGAATCTGGTGATTTTGTGTTTGAGGTCAGTATTAATAATAGGGTTGTGGATAGCTACACTGACAGGTGGAATGAGAAGAATGGCATGGTGTTGTACAGAGACTACGTGGTGGTTATAAAAGGGCGAGAACATCAGGGAAAGCGTGATCTCCTGATTTGTGTCAGCGCAGATGGCAAGGTCGTGGATGGACAGGAACTGCTAaaagaatttgaaatattgaagATGAGTAACTTTGATAACAGTCTTGCTAGTCCAAATCCTTTGTCATATCCAGCTATCGAAGATTCAATCCAAGTTCTTGGTGCTAGAACTGTGATTCCAAGTGATTCTATAGCATTACTTGCTCTTGGATGCTTCGTTTTTTATGTAACACGAAGAATTCGAGTAAGTAGTGACACCATAAAGGTGGGAATCATGCCCTCGGCCAGGGCTCAAGGGCTTTGCCGTAGGTTTACATTAGCTGAGATTAGGCAAGCTACCAAAGGTTTTAGTGGTGAAAATCTGATTGGAAAGGCCGGGTTTGGTAAAGTCTACAAGGGTCTCATTGACAAAGAGAGAAAGGCTGTTGCTGTAAAGCAGCTAAAACCAAATGCCAGACAAGGGTCGCGCGAGTTTCTGAATGAGATTGAAGTGCTAACTAGGCTCCGGCATGATAATCTGGTGTCTTTGGTTGGCTACTGCAATGACAACGGGGAAATGATTATAGTCTATGAGTTATTGGGCTGTGGATCAGTAGCCAAACACCTTTACAAACGCTCGAGCAACAATGCTGACTCCTTTGCATCTAGTCGAGCATCTCTAACTTGGAAGAGACGCCTTGACATATGCATTGGAGCTGGTCGAGGTCTGGACTACCTTCACAAACACTCCCTCATACATCGTGATGTAAATGCTTCAAATATCCTTCTTGACGGAAACTTCAAAGCCAAGGTCTCAGATCTTGGCTTGGTCAAGCATTTAAGCAGAAGTAAGTTACAGAGCCGTGTTAAGACGAAAGTGAAGGGCACGCATCAGTATACAGACCCATCTTATGCAACAACAGGTGTCTTAACTCAGAAAAGTGATGTATACTCCTTTGGGGTGTTTCTGTTGGAAGTATTGAGTGGAAGAGCAGCAGTGGATCCAAGTCTTGGAGACAATGAGTGTAACCTGGTCCCATGGTTTAGAGAAAACATTAGTGAAGGACATCTTGATAGGTTGGTGGCTTCAGATCTATTGCATGAAATACCAGATGATAGCTTAAAGATATTTTTGGGGATTGCTGAAAGATGCTTGGATGGTGAGCCAGTGAGACGGCCAGCGATGGCTCAAGTGGTGCAGCAACTTGAGTGGCAGCAGGAGACCCCAGGATGTCCTGTGCCATATTGGTTGCAACTTGAGTTTTGGCAGCAGGAGACCTCAGATGATGAAACTGGGTCAACGTTCGTTTAA